In Mongoliitalea daihaiensis, one DNA window encodes the following:
- a CDS encoding glycosyltransferase family 2 protein, whose amino-acid sequence METIFIISLSIIFYTYLGYALIIYLLVKFKTDKEAPTLNTSGLPFVSVIVPCFNEGEQLRDKIQNTLDLIYPQELIEYIFICDGSSDGSEQIPASFSEVKTMFSPERKGKLAAMKRAVKETRGEILVFCDGNTVLNPEAVLEMVKFYQDPLVGAVTGEKYILVKEEDAASSQGEGFYWKYESFLKKMDANWNTLVGGAGELMSYRKELFEFLPDDTILDDFMLTMKIAEKGYKVKYAPEARASEFASANVEEELKRKIRIAAGGWQSIARLPKAANPFHDFALFFQYISHRVLRWTVTPFLLVVVFVLNHLLAFQEGKEFYTNLLFAQYAFYGLALLGYIFRNQAVSIKGFHVPYYFYVMNYAAIRGFLRWMQKKQPATWERAKRAG is encoded by the coding sequence ATGGAAACCATTTTCATCATTTCACTATCTATTATTTTTTATACCTATTTGGGATATGCTTTGATCATATATCTCCTGGTCAAATTCAAGACAGATAAAGAGGCCCCGACATTAAATACAAGTGGATTACCTTTTGTATCCGTAATCGTTCCGTGCTTCAATGAGGGGGAACAGCTTCGGGATAAAATTCAGAATACGTTGGATTTGATATATCCTCAGGAGTTAATTGAATATATCTTTATTTGCGATGGGAGTTCTGATGGATCTGAACAAATTCCAGCATCTTTTTCTGAAGTGAAAACGATGTTTAGCCCAGAGAGAAAAGGGAAATTAGCAGCTATGAAGAGAGCAGTCAAAGAGACTAGGGGAGAAATCCTTGTTTTTTGCGATGGCAATACGGTGTTAAACCCTGAAGCAGTTTTGGAAATGGTTAAGTTCTATCAAGATCCTTTGGTAGGAGCTGTAACCGGTGAAAAATACATTTTGGTTAAGGAGGAGGATGCTGCTAGTAGTCAAGGAGAAGGCTTTTATTGGAAATACGAATCTTTCTTGAAGAAAATGGACGCTAATTGGAATACTTTAGTGGGTGGTGCTGGAGAGTTAATGTCTTACAGAAAGGAGCTCTTTGAATTTTTACCAGATGATACTATTCTGGATGATTTTATGCTAACGATGAAGATAGCTGAAAAGGGGTATAAAGTAAAATATGCTCCAGAAGCGAGGGCTTCTGAGTTTGCGAGTGCTAATGTGGAGGAAGAATTAAAGCGAAAAATCCGTATTGCAGCGGGTGGATGGCAAAGTATTGCACGTTTACCAAAAGCAGCCAATCCTTTTCATGATTTTGCCTTGTTTTTTCAATACATTTCTCACCGTGTTTTAAGGTGGACTGTCACCCCATTTTTATTGGTAGTAGTATTTGTATTGAATCATTTATTGGCTTTTCAGGAAGGAAAGGAGTTTTATACCAACTTGCTTTTTGCTCAATATGCATTTTATGGACTTGCTTTGCTGGGATATATTTTTAGAAATCAAGCGGTTTCTATCAAAGGTTTTCATGTGCCTTATTATTTTTATGTAATGAATTATGCGGCAATCCGAGGATTTTTGAGGTGGATGCAAAAAAAACAGCCCGCTACATGGGAGCGGGCCAAAAGGGCAGGATAA
- a CDS encoding glycosyltransferase family 4 protein: MQKIEFNMNVGIEAQRIFRGKRHGMDIVILEALRAMQELDHQENINVFVQPDEDVSLKSSKNLSIHEIGPANYAYWEQFLLPKAIRESGVDLLHTTSNTAPVKLKIPLVVTIHDVIYLENLMLDKGTWYQRLGNLYRRWNVPAIAKKAQKIITVSDYENERIQHYLKIPAQSIVTIYNACSQHFFTNYSSSEITDFLQNQGLPERFVLYLGNTDPKKNLGNVLKALKLIKDWGKLDFKLVMPDLGETYLQSELKKQSSSDIRPFIHLTGYIPNQKLPFLYQGALCFLYPSLRESFGIPMLEAMASSCPLICSNTSAMPEIAQNAAYYVDPLNAKEIAHGILNMISNSSERETLIANGIKRVSEFSWQKTAEKMLKVYKNEVI, from the coding sequence ATGCAAAAAATTGAATTCAATATGAATGTAGGTATAGAAGCTCAGCGAATATTTAGAGGTAAAAGGCATGGGATGGATATCGTAATTCTTGAAGCATTGCGAGCAATGCAAGAATTAGACCATCAGGAAAATATTAACGTGTTCGTACAACCTGATGAAGATGTTTCTTTAAAATCCTCCAAGAACTTATCGATACATGAAATAGGCCCCGCTAACTACGCTTACTGGGAGCAGTTTCTTCTCCCGAAAGCCATTCGAGAGTCGGGAGTTGATCTTTTACACACAACGAGTAATACCGCTCCAGTGAAGCTTAAAATCCCATTAGTAGTGACCATTCATGATGTTATCTATTTAGAAAACCTCATGTTGGATAAAGGCACTTGGTATCAGCGCTTAGGCAATCTCTATCGGAGATGGAATGTCCCAGCTATTGCTAAAAAAGCACAAAAAATAATTACTGTCAGTGATTATGAAAATGAGCGAATTCAGCACTACCTAAAAATTCCCGCACAAAGTATTGTTACTATATACAATGCATGTAGCCAACACTTTTTCACCAACTATTCTTCCAGTGAAATAACGGATTTTTTACAAAATCAAGGACTCCCTGAAAGATTTGTGCTCTATCTTGGGAATACTGATCCAAAAAAAAATCTAGGGAACGTATTGAAAGCACTCAAATTAATCAAAGACTGGGGAAAATTGGATTTTAAATTAGTAATGCCTGACTTGGGAGAAACCTATCTTCAATCAGAACTTAAAAAACAATCCTCTTCTGATATCAGACCTTTTATTCATCTTACAGGCTATATTCCAAATCAAAAACTCCCCTTCTTATACCAAGGTGCATTATGCTTTTTATATCCATCACTGAGAGAAAGTTTTGGAATTCCTATGCTTGAAGCAATGGCGTCCTCATGCCCCTTGATTTGTAGCAATACTTCTGCAATGCCCGAAATAGCTCAAAATGCTGCTTATTATGTCGATCCTCTAAATGCAAAAGAAATTGCACACGGTATATTAAACATGATATCAAACAGTTCTGAGAGAGAAACCTTGATTGCTAACGGTATCAAAAGAGTCTCAGAATTTTCTTGGCAAAAAACGGCTGAGAAAATGCTGAAAGTATATAAAAATGAAGTAATTTAG
- a CDS encoding lipopolysaccharide biosynthesis protein, which produces MKLNYNQFSSENEKWFERGYLADQIKDKSVKGGLRTIFAQLFSFTVNIVTTVFLARLLLPEDYGLVAMVTAFTGFILIFKDLGISQAVITKDDVNQNIASQLFWLNFFICIGLALVILGLSPLLVWFYEEPKLGNITTAYALVALFAGLSVQHQALLSRQMLFKQISQITMLAAFFSLVPSLILAYMGAGYWALVTINLLNSFITFVLLWFKCNWRPSFKMPNKDIKEFLMFGAGISGFNLINYFSRNLDNIIIGKYLGSTPLGLYSKAYQLLMLPITQLRDPLNSVGIPAMSSLKNQPERYEQYYGKFLFIMSFFSMPITLFLTVNASDLITITLGEQWIEAVVIFQLLSITAFIQPIASTRGMVMISSGLSTRYFYWGLINAIAVTVAFFVGIQFGLNGLAIAYAIANYLILVPSLSYCFKNTPIKVSSFFLTITPAAVASIVAAGLNYLFLISYSFENSLINLSLNTLVFLVSYVGVWLAIPSMRKKALNILDIVRSIKK; this is translated from the coding sequence ATGAAACTAAACTATAATCAATTTAGCTCTGAGAATGAAAAATGGTTTGAAAGAGGATATTTGGCTGACCAAATCAAAGATAAATCTGTAAAAGGAGGACTTAGAACAATTTTTGCCCAGCTATTTTCATTCACTGTAAACATTGTTACTACAGTTTTTTTAGCAAGATTGCTCTTGCCAGAAGATTACGGGCTAGTAGCTATGGTTACTGCTTTTACAGGATTTATATTGATTTTCAAAGACCTCGGTATATCACAAGCAGTAATAACCAAAGATGATGTTAATCAAAATATAGCTAGTCAACTATTTTGGTTAAATTTTTTTATATGCATAGGACTAGCTTTGGTTATCTTGGGATTATCTCCTTTACTAGTATGGTTTTATGAGGAGCCTAAATTAGGCAATATCACCACAGCTTACGCACTAGTTGCTTTATTTGCCGGACTTTCGGTACAGCATCAAGCACTTTTAAGCCGGCAAATGCTGTTTAAGCAAATTTCTCAAATCACCATGTTAGCCGCTTTTTTCAGCTTAGTTCCTAGCTTGATTTTGGCTTATATGGGGGCAGGCTATTGGGCCCTAGTTACAATTAATCTCTTGAACAGCTTTATCACTTTTGTACTGTTGTGGTTTAAATGTAATTGGAGGCCTAGCTTTAAAATGCCAAATAAAGACATCAAAGAATTTCTAATGTTTGGTGCAGGTATCTCTGGATTTAATTTAATCAATTACTTTTCCAGAAACTTAGATAATATTATCATAGGGAAATATTTAGGTTCAACTCCACTGGGTTTGTACTCCAAAGCTTATCAATTACTGATGTTGCCTATTACTCAGTTAAGAGACCCATTAAACTCCGTGGGTATACCGGCTATGAGTTCATTAAAAAATCAGCCTGAAAGGTATGAACAATATTATGGTAAATTTCTGTTTATCATGTCATTCTTTTCCATGCCCATCACGCTTTTTTTGACAGTAAATGCTTCTGACTTGATTACTATAACACTAGGTGAGCAGTGGATTGAAGCAGTGGTAATCTTTCAACTCTTATCTATTACAGCATTTATCCAACCAATCGCCTCTACTCGGGGAATGGTAATGATTTCTAGTGGTCTGAGTACCCGATATTTTTATTGGGGATTAATCAATGCAATTGCTGTAACTGTCGCTTTCTTTGTCGGGATACAATTTGGACTCAATGGATTAGCCATTGCCTATGCAATTGCCAATTACCTTATTTTAGTCCCATCACTCTCCTATTGCTTCAAAAATACTCCAATCAAAGTATCAAGTTTTTTCCTTACCATTACACCCGCAGCAGTTGCGTCAATTGTTGCTGCTGGATTAAACTATCTTTTCCTGATATCTTACAGCTTTGAAAATAGCTTGATCAATCTCTCTCTTAATACACTTGTTTTTTTAGTATCTTATGTGGGAGTTTGGCTAGCAATACCATCTATGAGAAAAAAAGCATTGAACATTCTTGACATCGTTAGATCCATAAAAAAATAA
- a CDS encoding polysaccharide pyruvyl transferase family protein, with the protein MNNSYLIVGTNFINKGAEAMLKTVTHFIKKVDGNADIHLICHETEKEIALMQGFFPHFIEKTSTDVFFGKVEGKVKKVLGLKPKPYADYTPIESIKKIKNLKMAIDASGFAYGDKRGYQQPLETLLIIDYLKSIGVPFYFMPQAWGTFKDAEVAANCKLMLEKADGFYTRDDQSRAYVASLLQKKIDTIPLMPDIAFHFPIPSNDPESIYPGILKLANEKLIIGISPNMRVLERMGKADPSNSYVKILLETIQFLQKDYHVLLIPNEIRPPGDPNKDDAFLCELLFNLSASKENLHLVTGYRTAEEIKSIIKTCSFLIASRFHSLIFALSLGIPCVAISWSHKYRELFKLFELEHLVVEDKEMELPIIEQKVKNCLSNLDSLGLKLNEDLVNIKKRNISVFDVFKG; encoded by the coding sequence ATGAACAATTCATATCTTATCGTAGGAACAAATTTTATAAACAAGGGAGCAGAGGCAATGCTCAAAACGGTTACCCACTTTATAAAAAAAGTAGATGGAAATGCCGACATCCATCTCATCTGCCATGAAACAGAAAAAGAAATAGCCTTAATGCAAGGATTTTTTCCTCATTTTATTGAAAAGACTTCTACAGATGTGTTTTTTGGTAAGGTAGAGGGAAAAGTAAAAAAAGTCCTAGGGTTGAAACCAAAACCTTATGCGGATTACACGCCAATAGAGAGCATTAAAAAAATTAAAAATCTAAAAATGGCTATTGATGCGAGCGGCTTTGCGTATGGAGATAAGCGAGGGTATCAACAACCACTAGAGACACTATTGATCATTGACTATTTGAAATCCATTGGTGTACCATTTTACTTTATGCCTCAAGCATGGGGGACTTTCAAAGATGCTGAAGTGGCAGCAAACTGTAAATTGATGTTGGAAAAAGCGGACGGATTCTATACCCGCGATGACCAATCAAGAGCCTATGTAGCAAGCCTTCTTCAAAAAAAAATCGATACTATTCCATTAATGCCGGACATCGCATTCCATTTCCCCATTCCCTCCAATGATCCTGAGAGCATTTATCCTGGCATACTAAAACTTGCAAACGAAAAGCTTATCATTGGAATCTCTCCTAATATGCGGGTTTTGGAAAGAATGGGAAAAGCGGACCCGAGTAATAGTTATGTGAAAATTTTATTAGAAACGATTCAATTTTTACAAAAAGATTATCATGTATTGCTCATCCCTAATGAAATTCGACCTCCGGGAGACCCTAATAAAGATGATGCTTTCCTTTGTGAATTATTGTTCAATTTATCTGCTAGCAAAGAAAATTTACATCTTGTAACTGGTTATAGAACTGCGGAAGAAATCAAAAGCATCATTAAAACTTGCTCTTTTCTAATTGCTTCAAGATTTCATTCCTTAATTTTTGCATTAAGTTTAGGAATCCCTTGTGTCGCTATAAGCTGGTCTCATAAATATAGAGAGCTATTTAAGTTATTTGAACTTGAACATCTAGTGGTAGAGGACAAGGAAATGGAATTACCCATTATTGAGCAAAAAGTAAAAAACTGCCTTTCTAATTTAGATAGCCTTGGACTAAAATTAAACGAAGACCTTGTAAACATCAAAAAGAGAAATATATCCGTTTTTGATGTTTTCAAAGGTTGA
- a CDS encoding glycosyltransferase yields MITSILLLIVLVYTGIYFLLTLVFLIRKRRSINETFTEGKESISVAVVITAYREWRIAEPLIRSIQCQSYKDFKIYLVADNCSEPVSVQDQSNLIIIEPISPLHSKVKSIQEAVHNFKSNHDAVLILDPDNLLQEQCLGKLVEAYQQGFEVIQGQRVAKNLDTKIAALDALGEIYYNFNQRLIPFVAGSSATIAGSGMMIEYELFKDYLALFDQQSGVVLAEDKLLQMFVIERGKRIAYKEDALIFDEKSTTGAQVEKQRTRWLKSYFDHLGDVFSLLFKCLGNGNYQGAFFAFMISTPPFIFLVGLIFVSGASALIFTPESFSWVIIACCFFIFSWVFALLFNHAPALIWKSIPWIPVFALRQVFSLLGFKKAKKDFLATEHTKHFEIEAVWSARKKDFRHLNF; encoded by the coding sequence ATGATTACGAGCATTCTACTGTTGATTGTATTAGTTTACACAGGGATTTATTTTCTTCTTACGTTGGTTTTTTTGATAAGAAAACGTCGCTCAATTAATGAGACATTTACCGAAGGAAAAGAATCAATATCAGTAGCTGTTGTTATCACAGCTTACAGAGAGTGGCGTATAGCTGAGCCTCTTATTCGTTCCATCCAATGTCAGTCGTATAAAGATTTTAAAATTTACTTAGTCGCAGACAATTGTTCGGAACCTGTTTCAGTTCAGGACCAAAGTAACCTAATTATCATTGAGCCAATCTCTCCGCTTCATTCAAAAGTAAAATCAATACAAGAGGCGGTTCATAACTTTAAATCCAATCATGATGCAGTGTTAATACTGGATCCGGATAATCTACTTCAAGAACAATGTTTAGGTAAACTAGTTGAAGCATATCAGCAAGGGTTTGAAGTCATTCAAGGTCAGCGAGTAGCGAAGAATCTCGACACTAAGATAGCTGCTTTAGATGCTTTGGGGGAGATTTATTATAACTTTAATCAGCGTTTAATTCCTTTTGTTGCCGGTTCTTCAGCCACTATTGCAGGTTCAGGAATGATGATTGAATATGAACTTTTTAAGGATTATCTAGCATTGTTTGATCAGCAATCGGGTGTGGTCTTGGCAGAAGATAAATTACTTCAAATGTTTGTTATCGAGCGAGGAAAAAGAATAGCATATAAAGAAGATGCCTTGATTTTTGATGAAAAAAGTACCACTGGAGCTCAAGTAGAAAAGCAACGTACCCGCTGGTTGAAGTCCTATTTTGATCATCTGGGTGATGTGTTTTCTTTACTGTTTAAGTGCTTAGGTAATGGAAATTATCAGGGAGCATTTTTCGCATTCATGATAAGCACTCCACCATTTATTTTTTTAGTCGGCCTTATCTTTGTATCGGGGGCTTCAGCCTTGATTTTCACACCTGAGAGTTTCTCTTGGGTGATAATTGCATGTTGTTTTTTTATTTTTTCTTGGGTTTTTGCCTTATTATTTAATCATGCGCCAGCATTGATTTGGAAGTCTATTCCTTGGATTCCTGTATTTGCCTTGCGTCAGGTTTTCTCATTGCTAGGGTTTAAAAAAGCAAAAAAAGATTTTTTAGCCACGGAGCATACCAAGCATTTCGAAATTGAGGCAGTCTGGTCAGCTCGAAAAAAGGATTTCAGACATTTAAACTTCTGA
- a CDS encoding nitroreductase family protein: protein MTLYDIKIKVQNNILLPIVRKHKKLADLYFFLFSSEFSREHQKVLQGKYKIVTALKQQKAHAFHLRRQVHRIEKGLIMKNRRPSFARDYITDTVNYYELLAKDIHSNPEADKDFLLWAYSVLKAYFDAVTHDDFIQPLCDRFEKFPHPYQLEIEAPTSAPYKHKDIVNSGITYDAFLNLAKQRRSVRYYLDKEVPFELIQKAMVAGAYAPSACNRQPFYYHVFTEQEKKDKVGELPPGIRPFFKNIPVIMVLVGRLSAYISERDRHTIYLDGGLASMGFILALETLGLSSLTINWPDIEFYENKMDALIPLADDERPLMLIGVGYADPEGGIPYSQKKSPDLLIKLNETKL, encoded by the coding sequence ATGACGCTTTATGATATCAAGATTAAGGTGCAAAATAATATTTTGCTACCTATCGTAAGAAAACACAAAAAATTAGCTGATCTCTATTTTTTTTTATTTTCAAGCGAGTTCTCAAGGGAACATCAAAAAGTATTACAAGGAAAATATAAAATTGTAACCGCACTCAAACAGCAGAAAGCTCATGCCTTTCATTTGAGAAGGCAAGTTCACAGAATAGAAAAGGGTCTAATTATGAAAAATAGAAGGCCTTCTTTTGCTCGTGATTATATCACAGACACCGTAAATTATTATGAGCTTCTCGCCAAGGATATTCATTCAAATCCTGAGGCTGATAAAGACTTCTTATTATGGGCATATAGTGTTTTAAAGGCTTATTTTGATGCAGTAACCCATGATGATTTTATTCAACCTCTTTGTGATAGGTTTGAAAAATTTCCACATCCTTATCAGTTGGAAATAGAAGCTCCAACTTCTGCACCCTATAAACACAAAGACATAGTCAACAGTGGTATTACCTATGATGCTTTCCTGAATTTAGCAAAACAACGCAGATCTGTAAGGTATTATTTAGATAAAGAGGTTCCATTTGAGCTCATACAAAAAGCTATGGTAGCTGGTGCGTACGCGCCTTCGGCTTGCAATCGACAACCATTCTATTATCATGTTTTTACCGAGCAGGAAAAAAAAGATAAGGTAGGTGAATTACCGCCCGGGATTCGACCATTCTTCAAAAACATTCCAGTGATTATGGTCTTAGTCGGCAGACTCAGTGCTTACATTAGTGAACGGGACAGACACACCATCTATCTAGATGGAGGGTTAGCTTCCATGGGTTTTATTTTAGCTTTAGAAACACTCGGACTAAGTTCTCTAACGATTAATTGGCCTGATATTGAATTTTATGAAAACAAAATGGATGCGCTTATCCCTTTAGCTGATGATGAAAGACCATTGATGCTTATTGGTGTAGGCTATGCCGACCCTGAGGGTGGTATTCCTTATTCTCAGAAAAAGAGTCCAGACCTACTCATAAAACTCAATGAAACTAAACTATAA
- a CDS encoding glycosyltransferase family 2 protein, producing MQNSKNDQFPLISLVTVNFNTTAVTRELLLSLRKQNYPNLEIIVVDNGSQKPCAELATEFPEIIYVDTQKNLGFAGGNNAGMERAKGAYFLWLNNDTEVEPDFLFPLIKLFETNPNIGMISPKILFFDQPDTLQFAGFGPISKITGRGFSIGLEEIDKGQHDMAIPISRVHGAAMMFSRKLWDTIGPMAEVFFLYYEEMDYSALAKEAGFEIWYEPKAKVWHKESMSTGKQSPLKAYYYGRNRLLYLRRHTKGIAKLLMYIYYMFIAVPKNTVSMIKSKEYPQLKAYLKGFWWNFTHAKN from the coding sequence ATGCAAAACTCAAAAAATGATCAGTTTCCATTAATTTCACTAGTTACAGTGAATTTTAATACCACTGCTGTCACAAGAGAGCTTTTACTTTCCCTTAGAAAACAAAACTACCCTAACCTTGAAATCATTGTAGTTGACAATGGCTCCCAAAAACCCTGTGCAGAATTAGCTACCGAATTTCCCGAAATTATTTACGTAGATACACAAAAGAATTTAGGCTTTGCTGGTGGGAATAATGCTGGAATGGAAAGAGCCAAGGGAGCGTATTTTTTATGGTTAAATAACGATACAGAAGTAGAACCTGACTTTTTATTTCCGCTAATCAAACTATTCGAAACTAATCCAAACATTGGAATGATTTCACCAAAAATCCTATTTTTTGATCAGCCTGACACCTTACAATTTGCTGGGTTTGGACCCATAAGTAAAATAACAGGAAGAGGATTTTCCATTGGTCTGGAAGAAATAGATAAAGGGCAACATGACATGGCCATACCTATCAGCAGAGTTCATGGGGCAGCAATGATGTTTTCGAGAAAATTATGGGATACAATAGGCCCAATGGCAGAAGTGTTCTTTTTATATTACGAAGAAATGGACTATTCTGCGCTGGCTAAGGAAGCAGGCTTTGAAATTTGGTATGAACCAAAAGCTAAGGTATGGCATAAAGAGTCTATGTCAACGGGAAAGCAATCCCCTTTAAAAGCCTATTATTATGGCAGAAATCGCTTACTGTATCTTAGACGCCATACTAAAGGCATTGCTAAGCTTTTAATGTATATTTATTATATGTTCATTGCAGTCCCAAAAAACACAGTATCCATGATTAAGTCTAAGGAGTATCCACAACTGAAAGCATATCTTAAAGGGTTTTGGTGGAATTTTACTCATGCAAAAAATTGA
- a CDS encoding glycosyltransferase has translation MTIDELKKLPIVMLSMSRWDSPISSASWSLAQEFAKSQPVFYVDYPYTFLDYRREKDLPSVKMREKALLGKGSLTKELASNLWSITPPLMYPINWLPSGIGYNTCRKLNNKKLAASIEAALKIHGLNEFILWNSFNPIYLSSFKSYFKPAISIYHSRDAIGAINDYTKKHGVASEIEAIRNYDLAIGSSTKLASDLSILSGKDVHLFANGGNIELFAKAWKETGAVPEEMKHIPKPIIGYAGNVCQRQDYLLLEKIALEHRDKSLVFIGPREDHLHTDIQLEKYPNVYFLGPKKLQQLPDYLRYFDCAIIPFLRNDLTESIYPLKINEYLAAGQSVVTTNFSDDIAAFKEVIWLANNHGEFLKYLSDAIANQGHAIKEARWKASKNNSWEIRVQSFWELVKYQLKIN, from the coding sequence ATGACGATAGATGAGTTAAAGAAATTACCAATAGTGATGCTTTCTATGTCTAGATGGGATTCTCCTATTTCGTCTGCGTCTTGGTCGTTGGCGCAAGAGTTTGCGAAAAGTCAGCCTGTTTTTTATGTTGATTATCCTTACACATTCTTAGATTACCGTAGGGAAAAAGACCTGCCATCTGTCAAGATGAGAGAAAAAGCGCTCCTAGGTAAAGGTTCTTTAACGAAAGAATTGGCATCTAATTTATGGTCTATAACTCCTCCGTTGATGTACCCGATCAATTGGTTGCCATCAGGTATCGGTTATAACACTTGTAGAAAATTAAACAATAAAAAATTGGCAGCTAGTATTGAAGCTGCCTTAAAAATTCATGGATTGAATGAATTTATCCTTTGGAATTCATTCAATCCCATTTATTTGTCTTCATTTAAATCATACTTTAAACCAGCAATTTCAATATACCATTCGAGGGATGCTATTGGAGCTATTAATGATTACACAAAAAAGCATGGGGTTGCTTCAGAAATTGAAGCAATAAGAAATTATGATTTAGCAATTGGGTCATCTACTAAGTTAGCTAGTGATTTATCAATTTTATCTGGCAAGGACGTTCACCTTTTTGCAAATGGTGGGAACATCGAGCTCTTTGCGAAAGCATGGAAAGAAACAGGTGCTGTTCCTGAGGAAATGAAGCACATACCTAAGCCAATAATAGGTTATGCAGGGAATGTGTGTCAGCGTCAAGATTATCTTTTATTAGAAAAAATAGCACTTGAACATAGAGACAAATCCCTTGTTTTCATTGGTCCGCGTGAAGATCACTTACATACGGATATCCAACTGGAAAAGTATCCAAACGTATACTTCCTTGGTCCAAAAAAACTGCAACAATTGCCTGACTATTTGAGATATTTTGATTGTGCAATCATTCCATTTTTAAGAAATGATTTGACAGAAAGTATTTATCCTTTGAAAATCAACGAATATCTAGCGGCTGGTCAGTCAGTAGTGACCACTAATTTTTCAGATGATATTGCTGCATTTAAGGAGGTAATCTGGTTGGCCAATAATCATGGGGAATTTTTAAAATATTTATCGGATGCAATAGCGAATCAAGGTCATGCAATCAAAGAGGCAAGATGGAAAGCTTCAAAAAATAATTCTTGGGAAATAAGAGTTCAATCTTTCTGGGAGCTGGTAAAATATCAACTAAAGATCAATTAA